One part of the Streptomyces lienomycini genome encodes these proteins:
- a CDS encoding DMT family transporter yields MSNAVSGLPVGRGLLYLIVAGVAWGTAGAAASLVYRASDMGPVALSFWRCAVGLVLLLAARPLRPRVRPAVREPFARKALRAVVTGLGLAVFQTAYFAAVQSTGLAVATVVTLGAGPVLIALGARLALGEHLGWGGAAAVVGALAGLAVLVLGGGSATVHLPGVLLALLSAVGYSAMTLLTRWWGRGGGADAASTSVGAFAVTSLCLLPLALAEGLVPHTAEPVRLLWLLAYVAAVPTALAYGLYFAGAAVVRSATVSVIMLLEPVSAAALAVLLLGEHLTAATLAGTLLMLGSVAGLAVAETRAARATREPRARPTPA; encoded by the coding sequence GTGTCGAACGCCGTCTCCGGCCTGCCCGTCGGGCGTGGCCTCCTCTATCTGATCGTCGCCGGTGTCGCCTGGGGCACCGCCGGTGCCGCCGCCTCGCTGGTCTACCGCGCCAGCGACATGGGCCCCGTCGCCCTGTCGTTCTGGCGCTGCGCGGTGGGGCTCGTTTTGCTGCTCGCCGCCCGTCCGCTGCGACCGCGGGTGCGCCCGGCGGTCCGGGAACCCTTCGCCCGCAAGGCGCTGCGGGCCGTCGTCACCGGTCTCGGGCTGGCGGTGTTCCAGACCGCCTACTTCGCCGCCGTCCAGTCCACCGGGCTCGCCGTGGCCACCGTGGTCACCCTCGGCGCGGGGCCCGTGCTGATCGCTCTCGGCGCACGTCTGGCCCTCGGTGAGCACCTCGGGTGGGGCGGCGCCGCGGCCGTCGTCGGCGCGCTCGCCGGGCTCGCGGTACTCGTCCTCGGCGGCGGGAGCGCGACCGTCCACCTGCCGGGCGTCCTGCTCGCGCTGCTGTCCGCCGTCGGGTACTCGGCGATGACGCTGCTCACCCGCTGGTGGGGGAGGGGCGGCGGGGCGGACGCCGCCAGTACGTCCGTGGGGGCGTTCGCCGTCACGAGCCTGTGCCTGCTGCCGCTCGCCCTGGCCGAGGGCCTGGTGCCGCACACCGCCGAGCCGGTCCGGCTGCTGTGGCTCCTCGCGTACGTCGCCGCCGTCCCGACCGCCCTCGCCTACGGGCTCTACTTCGCCGGCGCGGCCGTCGTGCGGTCCGCGACCGTCTCCGTGATCATGCTCCTCGAGCCGGTCAGCGCGGCCGCGCTCGCCGTCCTGCTGCTCGGCGAGCACCTCACGGCGGCGACGCTGGCCGGGACGCTGCTGATGCTCGGCTCGGTCGCGGGGCTCGCGGTGGCGGAGACACGGGCGGCGCGGGCGACGAGGGAGCCGCGGGCGCGACCGACGCCGGCGTGA